A window of Psychroflexus sp. ALD_RP9 contains these coding sequences:
- a CDS encoding TetR family transcriptional regulator C-terminal domain-containing protein, translating to MAAKSTSKSKKKISKHDLLSFYMDHVLEHEMHPKSVYKFAKNNNFKEQDFYQFYGSINALRKDIWSQFYLNASQLLENNEEVDAYSSREKMLTFFYTLFEIFTANRSYIIYVLDEHDDKLKNLEQLKELRKHIKTFATELIEDDNDEKQNNLLKKNTKIYSEGAWIQFLFLLKFWKDDNSANFEKTDVAIEKSVNTIFDVFDNTPLDKVFDFGKFIYKEVVKA from the coding sequence ATGGCAGCTAAATCAACATCTAAAAGCAAAAAAAAAATATCTAAACACGATTTATTAAGTTTTTACATGGACCATGTTTTAGAACATGAAATGCATCCTAAATCGGTTTATAAATTTGCAAAAAACAACAATTTTAAAGAGCAAGATTTTTATCAGTTTTACGGAAGTATCAATGCGTTGCGTAAAGATATTTGGTCTCAATTTTACTTAAACGCTTCACAACTTCTTGAGAATAACGAAGAGGTTGATGCATACAGCAGCCGTGAGAAAATGCTTACGTTTTTTTATACTTTATTTGAAATTTTTACAGCAAATAGAAGCTACATCATTTATGTTTTAGATGAACATGATGATAAATTGAAAAATTTAGAACAGCTTAAAGAACTTAGGAAACACATCAAAACATTCGCTACAGAATTAATTGAAGACGATAACGACGAAAAGCAAAATAATTTACTCAAAAAGAACACCAAAATATATTCTGAAGGTGCTTGGATTCAATTTCTATTCTTGCTAAAATTTTGGAAAGATGATAATTCTGCCAATTTTGAAAAAACAGATGTTGCCATAGAAAAATCTGTAAACACCATTTTTGATGTTTTCGACAATACACCATTAGATAAGGTTTTTGATTTTGGGAAATTTATTTATAAAGAAGTTGTAAAAGCCTAG
- a CDS encoding ABC1 kinase family protein, which produces MKTLDKIPTSKLSRTSKLVSTGAKIGKNYLKYYGKKTFNPNTTREELDQSNASDIYDSLKSLKGSALKVAQMLSMEKSLLPDAYVEKFSLSQFSVPPLSAPLVRKTFKKYLDQYPEEIFDEFTKDSVNAASIGQVHKATKDGRELAVKIQYPGVADSIGSDLALVKPIAMRMFNIKGKDSEKYFKEIEDKLLEETDYILEVEQSQRISEACQAIPNLKFPKYYPELSSERIITMDWMHGQHLSEFTKTKFTQEQGNKIGQTLWNFYMFQIHHLKEVHADPHPGNFLIDKNYNLIAIDFGCIKVIPNQFYTPYFELAEPKNIDNPEIFENKLRELEILREDDQPNEVAYFSKLFHEMLSLFTKPFHSEEFDFGDDEFWQQVSNLSEKYSSDKELRKMNGNRGSKHFLYINRTFFGLYNLLNDLKAKVSINDYKRYI; this is translated from the coding sequence ATGAAAACATTAGACAAAATACCAACAAGTAAATTAAGTAGAACTTCTAAATTAGTTTCTACAGGTGCTAAAATTGGGAAAAACTATCTTAAATACTACGGTAAAAAGACATTTAATCCAAACACGACGCGTGAAGAACTTGACCAAAGTAATGCGAGCGATATTTATGATAGCTTAAAAAGTTTAAAAGGTAGTGCATTAAAGGTAGCGCAAATGTTATCTATGGAAAAAAGCTTGCTACCAGATGCTTATGTTGAAAAATTTAGCTTGTCACAATTTAGCGTACCGCCATTGTCGGCACCATTAGTTAGAAAAACATTTAAAAAATACTTAGATCAATATCCTGAAGAAATCTTTGATGAATTTACGAAAGATTCTGTTAATGCGGCAAGTATTGGCCAAGTACACAAAGCAACCAAAGATGGTCGTGAATTAGCTGTTAAAATACAGTATCCTGGCGTAGCTGATAGTATTGGTTCAGATTTAGCCTTAGTTAAACCAATTGCAATGCGTATGTTTAACATTAAAGGAAAGGATTCTGAGAAATACTTTAAAGAAATTGAAGACAAACTCCTTGAAGAAACTGATTATATTTTAGAGGTTGAACAAAGCCAACGTATTTCTGAAGCTTGCCAAGCAATTCCAAATCTTAAGTTTCCAAAATACTATCCTGAACTTTCTAGTGAACGCATTATCACAATGGATTGGATGCACGGACAGCATTTAAGCGAGTTTACAAAAACCAAGTTTACGCAAGAACAAGGCAATAAAATTGGTCAAACACTTTGGAATTTCTATATGTTTCAAATTCATCATCTGAAAGAAGTTCATGCCGACCCACATCCTGGAAATTTTTTAATCGATAAGAATTACAACTTAATTGCTATTGATTTTGGCTGTATTAAAGTTATTCCAAATCAATTTTACACACCTTATTTTGAATTAGCAGAACCAAAAAATATAGATAATCCTGAAATTTTTGAAAATAAATTGAGGGAGCTAGAGATATTACGAGAGGATGATCAACCAAATGAAGTAGCCTATTTTTCAAAATTATTTCATGAAATGCTGAGCTTGTTTACTAAACCTTTTCATAGTGAAGAATTTGATTTTGGTGACGATGAGTTTTGGCAACAGGTTTCAAATTTAAGCGAAAAATATTCTAGTGATAAAGAACTGAGAAAAATGAATGGTAATCGCGGAAGTAAACATTTCTTATATATAAATAGAACTTTTTTTGGTCTTTATAATTTACTAAATGACTTGAAAGCTAAAGTCTCTATAAATGATTACAAACGCTATATATAA
- a CDS encoding 3-oxoacyl-ACP synthase III family protein, whose translation MYNSTIKGLGKYLPEQVVTNEDLSKIMDTSDEWIQERTGIKERRHIKKNTGDSTATMGAKAARIAIERAGIDKNDIDLIIFATLSPDYYFPGCGVQVQDILEIKTCPALDIRNQCSGFIYGVSVADQFIKTGMYKNILLIGSENHSGGLDFTTRGRNVSVIFGDGAGAAIISRSENNGKILSTHLHSEGKFAKELSLIGPSTEYWVPQIIKENPQENIPYYPYMNGQLVFKNAVVRFAEVINEGLQANNLKAADIDMFIPHQANLRISQFIQKKFSLNDNQVYNNIQKYGNTTAASIPIALTEAWEKGKINSGDLVILAAFGSGFTWGSALIRWN comes from the coding sequence ATGTACAATTCTACTATAAAAGGACTAGGTAAATATTTACCTGAACAAGTTGTTACTAATGAAGATTTGTCTAAAATTATGGACACTAGTGATGAATGGATTCAGGAAAGAACAGGAATTAAAGAGCGACGTCACATCAAAAAAAACACAGGCGACTCTACTGCAACAATGGGCGCTAAAGCAGCTAGAATTGCAATAGAACGTGCTGGAATAGATAAAAACGATATCGATTTAATAATTTTTGCAACTTTAAGTCCAGATTATTACTTCCCAGGTTGTGGTGTTCAAGTACAAGATATTTTAGAAATAAAGACATGTCCTGCCTTAGATATTAGAAATCAATGTAGTGGGTTTATTTACGGGGTTTCAGTAGCAGATCAGTTTATCAAAACAGGTATGTATAAAAATATTTTATTGATTGGAAGTGAAAATCATAGCGGTGGTTTAGATTTTACAACAAGAGGACGAAATGTTTCGGTAATATTTGGAGATGGTGCTGGTGCTGCAATTATTAGCCGAAGTGAAAACAATGGTAAAATTTTATCTACTCATCTACACTCAGAAGGTAAGTTTGCCAAGGAACTTTCTCTGATTGGCCCATCAACCGAATATTGGGTTCCGCAAATCATTAAAGAAAATCCACAAGAAAATATCCCTTATTATCCTTACATGAACGGACAGTTGGTATTTAAAAATGCAGTAGTTCGATTTGCTGAAGTTATAAATGAAGGACTTCAAGCGAATAACTTAAAAGCTGCAGATATTGATATGTTTATTCCTCATCAAGCCAACTTGAGAATTTCGCAGTTTATTCAAAAAAAATTTAGTTTAAATGATAATCAAGTTTATAATAACATTCAGAAATATGGTAATACCACAGCAGCTTCTATACCTATTGCTTTAACTGAAGCTTGGGAAAAAGGAAAAATTAATTCTGGAGATTTAGTTATTTTGGCGGCTTTTGGAAGTGGCTTTACTTGGGGAAGCGCTTTAATTCGTTGGAACTAA
- a CDS encoding CoA-binding protein — MKTKYTTLIIGATTNPNRYAYLALESLVKHNYPVVGVGLKEAEINGIKIYKDKKVFSDIDTVTLYLSAKNQTDFYDYLLQLNPRRVIFNPGTQNPELENLLAKNNIEVVHACTLVMLSTQQY; from the coding sequence ATGAAAACAAAATACACAACATTAATCATCGGGGCTACAACTAATCCCAATCGATATGCTTATTTAGCATTAGAAAGTTTAGTAAAGCATAATTATCCAGTAGTTGGAGTAGGCTTAAAAGAAGCTGAAATTAACGGTATAAAAATCTACAAAGACAAAAAAGTATTTTCAGATATTGATACGGTTACACTCTATTTAAGTGCTAAAAACCAAACTGATTTTTACGATTATTTACTTCAACTAAATCCGAGGCGAGTTATTTTTAATCCTGGTACGCAAAATCCTGAACTGGAAAATTTACTAGCTAAAAATAATATTGAAGTAGTGCACGCTTGTACTTTAGTTATGCTTTCTACGCAGCAATATTAA
- a CDS encoding sodium:solute symporter produces the protein MQPIHILALIAIYFGVLVLISYLTGKEDSNAAFFKAEGKSPWYIVAFGMVGASLSGVTFISVPGWVGDAQFSYMQVVMGYFVGYIIIAYVLLPIYYSLNVTSIYQYLEQRFGMVSYRTGAFFFFISRVLGASFRLFLVATVLQYFVFESWGVPFFVTVILSILLIWIYTAKGGIKTIVWTDTLQTLFMLGSVIIAVYYISNELNWHWADLLKAEELSAYTKTFYFDSILDKNYFWKSFISGMFITICMTGLDQDMMQKNLTCKSLNDARKNVLSYGMVFIPVNLAFLFLGALLFIYAEQQGIAIPVLDGKTKTDLLFPEIALNAGLPVGLSVIFILGLIAAAYSSADSALTSLTTSFCVDFLAIEKREALKQKSLRKKVHVLISVILILVIIAFKYVLDSNVIDNLLKVASYTYGPLLGLFSFGIFTKFKIKDKWVWLVALLSVAITYGLGSLPASFFGGYQFNYELLIVNGALTFLGLILLRRKHN, from the coding sequence ATGCAGCCTATTCATATTCTTGCACTTATCGCAATATATTTCGGAGTACTAGTTTTAATTTCCTATTTAACCGGAAAGGAAGATTCTAACGCAGCTTTTTTTAAAGCTGAAGGAAAATCACCTTGGTATATTGTAGCTTTTGGTATGGTTGGGGCATCTTTAAGTGGTGTTACTTTTATTTCTGTACCTGGTTGGGTTGGCGATGCTCAATTTAGTTATATGCAAGTAGTCATGGGCTATTTTGTAGGTTATATTATAATTGCTTATGTACTTTTACCTATCTACTATTCTTTGAATGTCACTTCAATCTACCAATATTTAGAACAACGTTTTGGGATGGTAAGTTACCGAACAGGAGCTTTCTTTTTCTTTATTTCTAGAGTTTTGGGGGCTTCATTTCGCTTGTTTTTAGTCGCAACGGTGTTACAGTATTTTGTTTTTGAAAGTTGGGGAGTTCCTTTTTTTGTAACGGTAATATTATCCATTTTATTAATTTGGATTTATACAGCTAAAGGCGGAATTAAAACTATAGTTTGGACAGATACGCTGCAAACACTCTTTATGCTAGGTTCTGTGATTATTGCTGTATATTACATTAGCAATGAGCTAAATTGGCATTGGGCAGACTTATTAAAAGCTGAAGAATTAAGTGCTTACACCAAAACTTTTTACTTTGATTCTATTTTAGATAAAAATTACTTCTGGAAATCCTTTATCAGTGGTATGTTTATTACCATCTGCATGACTGGTTTAGATCAAGATATGATGCAAAAAAACCTGACCTGTAAAAGCTTAAATGATGCCAGAAAAAATGTATTATCTTATGGTATGGTTTTTATTCCTGTAAACCTTGCCTTTTTATTTTTAGGTGCATTATTGTTTATTTATGCTGAACAACAAGGTATTGCCATTCCTGTTTTGGACGGAAAAACTAAAACCGATTTACTTTTTCCAGAAATCGCGCTCAATGCTGGATTGCCTGTTGGCTTGAGTGTAATTTTTATCTTGGGCTTAATTGCAGCTGCCTACTCTAGCGCAGATAGTGCATTAACATCACTTACTACCAGTTTTTGTGTTGACTTTTTAGCTATTGAAAAGCGGGAAGCCTTAAAACAAAAAAGTTTACGAAAAAAAGTACATGTTTTAATAAGTGTGATTTTAATTCTAGTAATCATTGCTTTTAAATATGTACTAGACAGTAATGTGATTGATAATTTACTGAAAGTAGCAAGTTATACCTATGGCCCACTTTTAGGATTATTTAGCTTTGGGATATTTACTAAATTTAAAATAAAAGATAAATGGGTATGGCTGGTTGCACTCTTATCTGTAGCTATAACTTATGGTTTAGGAAGCCTTCCTGCATCTTTTTTTGGCGGCTATCAATTTAATTACGAATTGTTAATTGTAAACGGAGCACTCACTTTTTTAGGATTAATATTGCTGCGTAGAAAGCATAACTAA
- the recR gene encoding recombination mediator RecR: MEFSSKLLQNAVDEVGFLPGIGKRTALRLVLHLLNQDQEVTTDLAKALIDVKTKIKRCKNCSNISDQEICEICSNPKRDKSIICVVEDIRDVMAIENTEQYRGIYHILNGKINPIEGVGPNDLNISPLVEKVKQGKVSELIFALSSTMEGDTTNFYIYKQIENQGIKTSTIARGISVGDELEFADEVTLGRSITNRIPFENSLKN, encoded by the coding sequence ATGGAGTTTTCTTCAAAATTATTACAAAATGCCGTCGATGAAGTTGGTTTTTTACCGGGAATTGGTAAACGTACCGCTCTGAGACTTGTATTGCATTTACTGAATCAAGACCAAGAGGTTACTACCGATTTAGCTAAAGCTCTAATTGATGTGAAAACCAAAATTAAACGTTGCAAAAACTGCTCTAATATTTCAGATCAAGAGATCTGCGAAATCTGTTCTAACCCAAAACGGGATAAATCAATTATTTGTGTTGTAGAAGACATTAGAGATGTTATGGCTATTGAAAACACAGAGCAATACCGCGGAATATATCACATCTTAAATGGCAAAATTAACCCTATTGAAGGTGTTGGTCCAAACGATTTAAACATTTCTCCTTTGGTTGAAAAAGTTAAACAAGGTAAAGTTTCCGAACTTATTTTTGCTTTAAGCAGTACAATGGAAGGTGACACAACAAACTTTTATATTTATAAACAAATTGAAAATCAAGGTATTAAAACATCTACCATTGCCAGAGGAATTTCAGTAGGCGACGAACTTGAATTTGCAGACGAAGTTACGCTTGGTAGAAGTATTACTAACCGTATTCCTTTTGAAAATTCTCTTAAAAATTAA